The Rhipicephalus microplus isolate Deutch F79 unplaced genomic scaffold, USDA_Rmic scaffold_28, whole genome shotgun sequence genome has a segment encoding these proteins:
- the LOC119165441 gene encoding monocarboxylate transporter 12: MMLFVFINQYFDKYKGLALGIMYTGSTSSAFVFPRLLLFLKETYNFRSSVMIFGAIVMHVTAISLVLKEPVWIRRRKHLEKIAAQKAKALIFTIDRGNMKIIAAKPPTPKTATNPRSLRYGLTVLKSPMFYVITVTYIIYNYNFDIFMTTVPDFTVDRGTSVVAAIGLVPLFSITDTVGRLGLPVLADRGYLRRSTLVMMNYLLMGVCLLALPLAKSYFSILAICLCEATFVGCGMTMYPAIMAEYVGLDRLPISYGIVGTVAGPLFLLKPSFIGYFRDNIGAYDCMYTLLATALIVLALIWLVVVCVESKETRSWKLDHKRNVEASVAAGANRCRITEEFRTASANCVVTPTEFFT; encoded by the exons ATGATGCTGTTCGTTTTCATCAACCAGTACTTTGACAAGTACAAGGGACTCGCTCTCGGCATCATGTACACCGGTTCCACAAGCTCGGCTTTTGTTTTCCCCAGGCTACTGTTGTTCCTCAAAGAGACTTACAACTTCCGCAGCAGCGTTATGATattcggtgcgatcgttatgcATGTAACGGCGATCAGCCTCGTCCTTAAGGAACCCGTATGGATTCGCCGAAGGAAGCACCTGGAGAAAATAGCCGCCCAGAAGGCCAAGGCTTTGATATTCACCATTGATAGGGGAAACATGAAGATTATCGCTGCAAAACCACCAACCCCGAAGACCGCTACAAACCCAAGGAGCCTCCGATATGGCCTCACGGTCTTGAAATCTCCCATGTTTTATGTCATCACTGTGACCTACATAATCTACAACTACAACTTCGATATTTTTATGACAACTGTGCCAGATTTTACTGTTGATCGTGGTACATCCGTGGTAGCGGCCATTGGTTTGGTTCCTCTTTTTTCTATCACAGACACCGTTGGTCGTCTAGGGCTTCCTGTTTTGGCGGATCGCGGTTACCTGAGGCGAAGCACACTGGTCATGATGAACTATCTGCTCATGGGAGTTTGCTTGTTGGCACTCCCGCTGGCTAAATCGTACTTTTCAATTCTTGCCATCTGCCTCTGTGAAGCAACGTTTGTCGGCTGTGGAATGACGATGTACCCTGCGATAATGGCAGAGTATGTCGGCTTGGACAGGCTGCCCATAAGCTACGGAATCGTGGGAACGGTTGCTGGTCCTCTGTTCCTGCTGAAACCATCTTTTATCG GATACTTCAGAGACAACATAGGCGCCTATGACTGCATGTACACACTTCTCGCCACGGCACTCATTGTACTGGCGCTCATTTGGCTTGTGGTGGTCTGCGTGGAAAGCAAGGAAACAAGAAGCTGGAAGTTGGATCACAAGCGCAATGTGGAGGCCTCAGTTGCCGCGGGTGCCAACCGTTGTCGAATCACAGAAGAGTTCAGGACAGCGTCTGCTAACTGCGTCGTGACGCCAACTGAATTCTTCACATGA